A DNA window from Chryseobacterium sp. MEBOG06 contains the following coding sequences:
- a CDS encoding DUF6759 domain-containing protein yields MKKILLLLCSVLFFIISAQKKGKDYSNILKSNNIYEINAFLRDAHPDDPRRSVLKPRVMDMMKEYIKNAHPADQKVKDMQEMLALLRRRPSTKISFEEMNAIIKQKQIARYKAELAAKQYNPVYTPSTAQNTFVVNTAANSAIPNAEAEEFNMLMAVSPVEHKNKTVKILNSLFDNDPNAKECIVMIQNKSDCNIIVRMEGVGTTKYRLAVPAQGEGSIVIEKGQYLFSSLVCGAQYASQKTIQRAIMVALGSQ; encoded by the coding sequence ATGAAAAAAATACTTTTATTACTTTGTTCGGTTTTGTTTTTTATCATTTCTGCCCAAAAAAAAGGAAAAGATTACAGTAACATTCTGAAGAGCAACAATATTTACGAAATCAATGCTTTTTTAAGAGATGCCCACCCGGATGATCCACGGAGATCTGTACTGAAGCCCAGGGTAATGGATATGATGAAAGAATACATTAAGAATGCCCATCCGGCAGATCAGAAAGTAAAAGACATGCAGGAAATGCTTGCCTTACTAAGAAGAAGACCATCCACAAAAATTTCTTTTGAGGAAATGAATGCGATTATCAAACAGAAGCAGATTGCGAGATATAAAGCAGAGCTGGCAGCTAAACAATACAATCCTGTTTATACCCCAAGTACTGCCCAGAATACATTTGTTGTAAACACTGCTGCAAATTCTGCAATTCCTAATGCTGAAGCAGAAGAATTCAACATGCTCATGGCTGTCTCTCCCGTAGAACATAAAAACAAAACAGTAAAAATCCTCAATTCTTTATTTGATAATGATCCTAATGCCAAAGAGTGCATTGTCATGATTCAAAATAAATCAGACTGTAATATCATTGTAAGAATGGAAGGTGTAGGTACTACCAAATACAGGCTGGCAGTACCTGCTCAGGGTGAAGGTTCCATTGTTATAGAAAAAGGCCAGTATCTTTTCTCCAGTTTGGTATGCGGAGCACAATATGCCTCACAAAAAACGATACAAAGAGCCATTATGGTAGCTTTAGGAAGCCAATAG
- the rpsB gene encoding 30S ribosomal protein S2 → MAKANVKDLLEAGVHFGHMTRKWNPNMAPYIFMEKNGIHIVDLHKTAVKLDEACSALEKLTSAGKKVLFVATKKQAKEVVAKHASELNMPYITERWPGGMLTNFVTIRKAVKKMNSIDKMKKDGTFETLSKKERLQVDRQRANLEKNLGSISDMVRLPSAVFVVDILREHIAVTEAKKLGIPVFGIVDTNSDPRKVDFVIPGNDDASKSIDMILSVVSESIKEGQSQRKADKEKSKEEGEKVSADTDADFDAE, encoded by the coding sequence ATGGCAAAAGCAAATGTAAAAGACCTTTTAGAGGCTGGCGTACACTTCGGTCACATGACTAGAAAGTGGAATCCAAATATGGCTCCATACATTTTTATGGAGAAAAACGGTATTCACATTGTAGACTTACATAAAACAGCAGTTAAATTGGATGAGGCGTGCAGCGCTTTAGAAAAATTAACTTCTGCAGGTAAAAAAGTTCTTTTCGTAGCTACTAAAAAGCAAGCGAAAGAAGTAGTTGCAAAACACGCTTCTGAACTTAATATGCCTTATATTACAGAAAGATGGCCGGGAGGTATGTTAACGAATTTCGTTACTATCAGAAAGGCTGTAAAGAAGATGAACTCTATCGACAAAATGAAAAAAGACGGTACGTTCGAAACTTTATCTAAAAAAGAAAGATTACAAGTTGACAGACAAAGAGCTAACTTAGAGAAGAACTTAGGTTCTATTTCTGACATGGTTAGACTTCCATCTGCTGTATTTGTAGTTGATATCTTAAGAGAACACATCGCGGTAACTGAAGCTAAGAAATTAGGTATTCCAGTTTTCGGTATCGTTGATACAAACTCTGACCCTAGAAAAGTTGACTTCGTTATCCCAGGAAACGATGATGCTTCTAAGTCTATTGATATGATCCTTAGCGTAGTTTCTGAATCTATCAAAGAAGGTCAGTCTCAAAGAAAAGCTGATAAAGAAAAATCTAAAGAAGAAGGAGAAAAGGTGTCTGCTGATACAGATGCTGATTTCGATGCAGAATAA
- a CDS encoding transposase, whose amino-acid sequence MAEFFGIKGKTFQRQYKNKLSEYYSWEQKPHAEDWIIYPENLSASLSLDEVALSDGELYTVLTSKRAKGRKGSIVAIIKGTQSDFVIAHLLKISRRLRMKVKEITLDMAGSMKRIAKRCFPNAVQVIDRFHVQKLALEALQEIRIKHRWEALEMENKTLEEASEEQILKTEVFENGDSRKQLLARSRYLLYKSREKWTLSQRQRASILFAQYPDLEKAYGLTDGLRKIYNQPITKSVAMTKLAHWFRKVEEAGFTSFSTLRKTIMHHYRDILNYFDKRSTNAAAESFNAKIKNFRVQLRGVKDRSFFLFRLTNLFA is encoded by the coding sequence ATAGCAGAATTTTTTGGTATCAAGGGTAAGACCTTCCAGAGACAATACAAGAATAAACTCAGCGAATATTATAGCTGGGAACAAAAACCTCACGCAGAAGACTGGATCATTTATCCTGAAAATCTCTCAGCATCCCTGTCCTTAGACGAAGTTGCTTTATCTGATGGAGAACTGTATACCGTTCTTACCTCCAAAAGAGCCAAAGGGAGAAAAGGAAGTATTGTTGCAATTATAAAAGGGACTCAGAGTGATTTTGTCATCGCGCATCTTTTAAAAATCAGCAGGAGACTTCGGATGAAGGTAAAGGAAATAACTTTGGATATGGCGGGCTCCATGAAGCGTATTGCTAAAAGATGCTTTCCTAATGCAGTACAGGTGATCGACCGCTTTCATGTTCAAAAGCTTGCTCTGGAAGCCCTTCAGGAAATCAGGATCAAACATCGTTGGGAAGCCCTTGAAATGGAAAATAAGACTCTTGAAGAAGCCTCTGAAGAGCAAATTTTAAAGACAGAAGTATTTGAAAATGGAGATTCCCGAAAACAGCTTCTGGCAAGAAGCAGGTATCTGCTTTACAAGAGCCGGGAAAAATGGACGCTGTCCCAGAGGCAAAGAGCTTCCATCCTTTTTGCTCAATATCCTGATCTGGAAAAAGCGTATGGATTAACCGATGGCCTTAGAAAGATCTATAATCAGCCTATTACAAAATCTGTGGCTATGACTAAACTTGCGCATTGGTTTAGAAAGGTTGAAGAAGCAGGTTTTACCTCTTTTTCCACCTTAAGAAAGACCATAATGCACCATTACAGAGATATTCTAAATTATTTTGATAAAAGAAGCACTAACGCAGCGGCTGAATCTTTCAACGCGAAAATCAAGAACTTCAGGGTGCAGCTCAGAGGGGTGAAGGACAGATCATTTTTTTTATTCAGATTAACCAACCTTTTTGCTTAG
- the rpsI gene encoding 30S ribosomal protein S9: MSIVHKIGRRKTSVARVYVRPGSGNITVNGKDAKEYFSTDVMVYKLNQPFILSETVGQYDVTVNVFGGGNTGQAEAIRLGISRALCEINAEFRLALKPAGLLTRDARMVERKKPGQKKARKRFQFSKR, from the coding sequence ATGTCTATAGTTCACAAAATCGGAAGAAGAAAAACTTCTGTAGCAAGAGTTTATGTAAGACCAGGTTCTGGAAACATTACAGTAAACGGTAAAGATGCTAAAGAATATTTCTCTACAGACGTGATGGTTTACAAATTAAACCAGCCGTTCATCCTTTCTGAGACTGTTGGTCAGTATGACGTTACCGTAAACGTATTCGGTGGTGGAAATACAGGTCAGGCAGAGGCTATCAGATTAGGTATTTCAAGAGCTTTATGCGAAATTAACGCAGAGTTCAGATTAGCATTGAAGCCAGCTGGTTTACTTACAAGAGACGCAAGAATGGTGGAAAGAAAGAAGCCAGGTCAGAAAAAAGCAAGAAAGAGATTCCAATTCTCAAAACGTTAA
- the trmB gene encoding tRNA (guanosine(46)-N7)-methyltransferase TrmB yields the protein MGKNKLARFAENKVLPNVIQPTREDALNGFELKGKWRENFFKNNNPIVLELGCGKGEYSVGLAKTFPEKNFVGIDIKGARFWFGAKEAVDNNMNNVAFLRTQIELVDYFFAENEVDEIWITFPDPQIKYKRTKHRLTHPDFLARYKKFLKPGGIVHLKTDSEFLHGYTLGYLQGAGYEIVSAHHDIYGAPEYDPNTEHLRDIRTYYEELFSAKGKTITYIKFKIN from the coding sequence ATGGGCAAGAATAAATTAGCAAGATTTGCAGAAAACAAAGTATTACCAAATGTAATCCAACCTACCAGAGAAGACGCCTTAAACGGCTTTGAACTCAAAGGAAAATGGAGAGAAAATTTCTTTAAAAATAACAATCCTATTGTTCTGGAATTAGGTTGTGGTAAAGGAGAATATTCTGTAGGACTTGCAAAAACATTTCCTGAAAAGAACTTTGTCGGAATTGATATCAAAGGGGCAAGATTCTGGTTTGGAGCTAAAGAAGCAGTCGACAACAATATGAATAATGTTGCCTTTCTAAGAACACAGATCGAACTTGTTGATTATTTCTTCGCAGAAAATGAAGTAGACGAAATCTGGATTACCTTTCCGGATCCACAAATCAAATATAAAAGAACGAAACACAGACTAACACATCCTGACTTTTTAGCACGTTATAAAAAGTTCCTGAAACCTGGAGGTATTGTTCATTTAAAAACCGACTCAGAGTTCCTGCATGGCTATACTCTTGGATATTTACAGGGAGCAGGATACGAAATTGTCAGCGCTCACCACGATATCTATGGAGCCCCGGAATATGATCCTAATACAGAGCATTTAAGGGATATCAGGACGTATTATGAGGAACTGTTCTCCGCTAAAGGAAAAACCATTACTTATATCAAATTTAAAATAAACTGA
- a CDS encoding gliding motility-associated C-terminal domain-containing protein yields MKRFLLSLVLIFFTINTLFAQRDTEHWIAPYYDSYGGYANMIYLSTDSATPFDVTIYNNGNIITTVTISKGSPQTYKVANNLISTGTTTDAFVIGNKGLYLKGAKPFYCSLRLAQDIHGEVITSKGKAGIGKMFYVATSPNTDTNSVYNFTAGILATEDNTNVTVSWNATAGVTFINGNPTGNTHSFTLQKGQSFLFAGLGSVSANKSGFIGAKVVADKPVTLTNGSCNGNFSATTSGTDPILDQSVPVDRLGNTFAMVKTRSTQPTLNMEGGLIIATEDNTEIYLNGGTTPVQTLNAGQWYRINETSYVTQAGTGNHSNMFISTTKNVYLYQFIGILSNAATNGFNYIPPLNCFLPRKIDEIGKINEMPLGTNGASITQSDLIIKLNILTEAGATVLVNNTPPTADQGPYPLTGNTNWVTYALTGVTGNLTITSTKAVTAGINGGYSSAGYGGYFAGFSSIPVISKKTGECVPGIILEVDDSYETYQWYRNGVAIPGATSYTYTPTQSGNYTVKVTMGSCPPVTTPIYNVQTCLKETTQALNACSTKIITPAFTSSTQTPVATTVVIVTPPTKGTAVVNPNGTITYNPNAGYLGSDKIVYKFCGNDPLFTDCEQVTLTLTVVPFIVQDVTIKACWYDVAPYAYFDLTKAKVTDYNAVVKKYYRTLNDLTAGINEITTPDNFPATGGVVYVKVTTAEGCTANAKITLVPLPIKKSPILVDQYICMDAKTDLDAGSGYDSYEWSTGATTQGIRNIGVGEYSVILGKNGCFLTQVVKVKKVEDPVIQTIEINNNSATVIISGGKPPYKYAVDGTANWQDSNTFTGLSRGQHTFYVKDAYNCNPTSVEITIPNLVNAITPNGDNVNDFIDYSELAYKENLSFVVYDRYGNMVFTGNKFNNYRWDGKHFDKKLVTGTYWYHINWNESNKDKTPIKYTGWILVKNRD; encoded by the coding sequence ATGAAAAGATTTCTACTCAGTTTGGTATTAATTTTTTTTACAATTAATACTCTCTTTGCGCAAAGGGATACCGAGCATTGGATTGCTCCTTACTACGACAGTTACGGAGGTTATGCCAATATGATATACCTGTCCACTGATTCGGCAACCCCTTTTGACGTTACCATTTACAACAATGGTAATATAATTACAACCGTTACCATCAGTAAGGGCAGCCCACAAACCTACAAAGTAGCTAATAACCTGATCTCTACAGGTACCACAACAGATGCCTTTGTTATTGGTAATAAAGGACTTTACTTAAAAGGGGCTAAACCTTTTTACTGCAGTCTGAGGCTTGCTCAGGATATCCATGGAGAGGTTATTACCAGTAAAGGGAAAGCTGGAATCGGGAAAATGTTTTATGTTGCTACCAGCCCAAATACAGATACCAATAGTGTTTATAACTTCACAGCAGGTATTCTTGCTACTGAAGATAATACCAACGTAACTGTATCATGGAATGCTACTGCCGGGGTCACCTTTATCAATGGAAACCCTACCGGTAATACCCATTCTTTTACTTTACAAAAGGGGCAATCTTTTCTATTTGCAGGATTAGGGTCTGTATCAGCTAATAAATCCGGATTTATTGGTGCGAAGGTAGTTGCCGATAAACCAGTAACCCTTACCAATGGTAGCTGTAACGGTAATTTTTCAGCAACAACATCAGGAACAGATCCAATTCTTGACCAGTCCGTTCCGGTTGACAGGCTTGGGAACACCTTTGCAATGGTTAAAACCAGATCTACTCAGCCTACTTTAAATATGGAAGGAGGTCTTATTATTGCTACAGAGGACAATACAGAAATCTATTTAAACGGTGGAACAACGCCGGTTCAAACCCTGAATGCAGGCCAATGGTACAGAATTAATGAAACAAGCTATGTAACTCAGGCCGGTACCGGAAACCATTCTAATATGTTTATCTCAACAACCAAGAATGTGTATCTGTATCAATTTATCGGAATATTAAGTAATGCAGCAACCAACGGATTTAACTATATTCCGCCTTTAAACTGTTTTCTTCCCAGAAAAATTGATGAAATCGGAAAGATCAACGAAATGCCTCTCGGTACCAATGGGGCAAGTATTACACAAAGTGATTTAATTATAAAATTAAATATTCTAACCGAAGCAGGTGCTACTGTATTGGTAAATAATACCCCTCCTACAGCTGATCAGGGACCTTATCCCCTGACAGGAAATACCAACTGGGTAACTTATGCATTAACCGGAGTTACCGGAAACCTTACCATTACTTCTACAAAAGCTGTAACAGCAGGTATTAATGGAGGGTATAGTTCAGCAGGATACGGAGGGTACTTTGCAGGATTTTCATCAATTCCTGTAATTTCTAAAAAAACAGGAGAATGTGTTCCTGGTATTATTCTGGAAGTAGATGACAGCTACGAAACATACCAATGGTATCGTAACGGAGTTGCTATTCCGGGAGCTACTTCTTACACTTACACTCCAACCCAATCTGGAAATTATACGGTAAAAGTAACAATGGGATCATGTCCTCCTGTTACTACTCCAATCTATAATGTACAAACTTGTTTAAAAGAAACAACGCAAGCACTTAATGCCTGCTCTACAAAAATTATTACACCGGCGTTTACTTCATCTACTCAGACTCCGGTAGCAACTACTGTAGTGATTGTAACCCCTCCCACTAAAGGTACAGCTGTAGTGAATCCAAATGGTACAATCACTTACAATCCAAATGCAGGATACCTGGGATCAGATAAGATTGTTTATAAATTCTGTGGAAATGATCCTTTATTCACAGATTGCGAACAGGTAACTTTAACCCTTACTGTAGTACCATTTATTGTACAGGATGTGACGATTAAAGCCTGCTGGTATGATGTAGCTCCTTATGCTTATTTCGATCTTACCAAAGCTAAGGTTACTGACTATAATGCAGTGGTAAAAAAATACTACCGTACATTAAATGACCTGACTGCCGGGATAAATGAAATAACAACACCTGACAACTTCCCTGCAACGGGCGGAGTAGTATATGTGAAAGTTACCACTGCCGAAGGATGTACTGCAAATGCAAAAATTACTTTAGTTCCACTTCCAATCAAAAAATCACCAATTCTGGTAGATCAGTATATCTGTATGGATGCTAAGACTGATCTGGATGCCGGTTCTGGGTATGATTCATATGAATGGAGCACAGGGGCAACCACGCAGGGCATCAGAAATATCGGAGTTGGAGAATACTCTGTAATTCTTGGTAAAAACGGATGTTTCCTTACGCAGGTAGTAAAAGTTAAGAAAGTTGAAGATCCGGTAATTCAAACAATCGAGATCAACAATAATAGTGCAACAGTAATTATAAGCGGAGGTAAGCCACCTTACAAGTATGCAGTAGATGGAACAGCTAACTGGCAAGATTCAAATACTTTTACAGGATTATCAAGAGGACAACATACCTTCTATGTGAAAGATGCTTACAACTGTAATCCTACTTCTGTAGAAATTACAATTCCTAATCTTGTAAATGCAATCACTCCTAACGGAGATAATGTAAATGACTTTATAGATTACAGCGAGTTGGCTTATAAAGAAAATCTTTCGTTTGTAGTATATGACAGATATGGAAATATGGTATTTACCGGAAATAAATTCAACAACTACAGATGGGATGGAAAACATTTCGACAAAAAACTTGTAACAGGAACTTATTGGTATCATATCAACTGGAATGAGTCCAATAAAGACAAAACTCCAATAAAGTATACAGGCTGGATTCTCGTAAAAAACAGAGACTAA
- a CDS encoding T9SS type B sorting domain-containing protein, giving the protein MKKTLSFLFIFYIFSSLFAQLDREHWFAPMVDRSGAPSPFQKLYLSTSRTTPFPVSIYNNNVLIGTVNISKNNPQKFDVLRNYIITTQQADLFTPTTKGLYLKAEFPFYANFRFSVYNHAEIITSKGIPSTGKNFYAASAPITVSNTILDFMTSVLATEDNTTVTISGYSPNVQFSNGTTGTTNPTMTFTLNKGQSYIIDGIGNITGNFDGFIGAKITATKPVNVTNGNFNGQYAGNYSSSSDILMDQAVPVNRLGNEFALVKGNGSIGSNMEGAVVIATEDNTQIYVNNEPLPVATINTGKYFVIPDTKYSLHGTSHYNLYIKTSKNAYVYQILAGDSNTGNEVATGGFNFIPALNCYLPKQINELGFIDENFVLSNGNPTGILNIPTKLNLITQRGANVTVNGSTPLAAYGPYDMTGTNNWVTYGIPNVTGTITIVSDKAITAGITAGSDAVGYGGFFAGFPTQPVILKSGGDCIPGIVLTVDPIIYDTYQWYRNGILVNGATSSSLTPTQSGYYTCSVTMGTCAPLVTDQFKVLNCTKLTTAAYNVCNTQVITPAFSSSSQTPLPATVAISTPPALGTAVINPATGIITYTVTNPGTSGNDTFTYTFCGNDPDFPDCETITVNITIQALTVTNVTLNACDINGQGTFNLTTANVTNNNPVTISYYPTLANAQTENPTALITSPNNYTAPNGTIIYAVVKNSIGCKSIAQITLSLFNKAIIQDNYNGIFCDDNLDGTVNIVLPNITGIILNNPAYFTNVRYYANLADATAGNTNTLPNNWSYTATTTIYIRVDSPDGCASVIKPLLFSIGARIQLLTQTVTDSVCDDDLDGIKTVNLTQFIPQFTLDPNVTYTFHSTLSDAQNNVNAIPAAVNITTSQTYYIRFEKSGVCPEVASIKINIKIPKKSDLLKDQAICPKTYTTLDAGPGFERYLWSTGETTPSITNVPAGSYWVELTSNGCVYKQYVNVTELPSPMITSIEIDGTTVKVGASGGTPPYEYSLDGVVWQSSNVFYNVPRGPHNVFVRDSKLCEEVKKPFAIINLINTITPNGDGYNEVINYSALMANDNLVFRIFDRYGAEVFRGTPENQYTWDGRIGGRYVPTATYWYFITWTEYGSSLSVKYSSWLLVKHR; this is encoded by the coding sequence ATGAAGAAAACTCTATCTTTTTTATTTATATTTTATATTTTCTCTTCTCTTTTCGCCCAATTAGACAGAGAACATTGGTTTGCACCGATGGTAGACAGAAGCGGTGCTCCCAGCCCCTTCCAGAAGCTGTATTTATCAACAAGCAGAACAACCCCCTTCCCTGTAAGTATATATAACAACAATGTTTTAATCGGAACTGTGAATATCAGCAAAAATAATCCACAGAAATTCGATGTACTAAGAAATTATATCATTACTACCCAGCAGGCAGACTTATTCACTCCTACTACAAAAGGGTTATATCTGAAGGCAGAATTCCCATTTTATGCCAATTTTAGATTTTCAGTATACAACCACGCAGAAATTATTACTTCCAAAGGAATTCCTTCTACCGGAAAAAATTTCTATGCTGCATCCGCACCCATCACGGTAAGTAATACTATTCTGGACTTTATGACCAGTGTTTTGGCCACAGAAGATAATACTACAGTGACTATTTCCGGATATAGCCCCAACGTTCAGTTTTCCAACGGGACTACCGGAACTACAAATCCGACGATGACTTTTACTTTGAATAAAGGACAGTCTTATATCATTGATGGAATAGGAAATATTACAGGAAATTTTGACGGATTCATTGGTGCAAAAATTACAGCAACCAAACCGGTGAATGTCACCAACGGAAATTTTAACGGACAATATGCGGGCAACTATAGCTCGAGCTCTGATATTTTGATGGATCAGGCGGTTCCCGTCAACCGGCTCGGAAATGAATTTGCATTGGTAAAAGGGAACGGCAGTATTGGCTCCAATATGGAAGGAGCCGTCGTAATTGCTACGGAAGATAATACTCAAATTTATGTCAATAACGAGCCACTGCCTGTAGCGACTATCAACACTGGAAAATACTTTGTAATTCCTGATACCAAATACAGTCTGCACGGAACATCACATTACAATCTATATATTAAAACATCTAAAAATGCTTATGTTTATCAGATTTTAGCAGGAGACTCAAATACAGGAAATGAGGTAGCCACCGGAGGATTCAATTTTATTCCAGCTCTGAACTGCTACCTTCCAAAACAAATTAACGAGCTTGGATTCATCGATGAAAACTTTGTTCTTTCAAATGGAAACCCTACCGGAATTCTCAATATTCCGACAAAACTTAATCTTATTACACAAAGAGGAGCGAATGTTACTGTAAACGGTTCAACGCCGCTTGCAGCATATGGACCTTATGATATGACAGGAACCAATAACTGGGTTACCTATGGAATTCCCAATGTTACCGGAACAATCACTATCGTATCAGATAAAGCTATTACTGCCGGAATCACTGCCGGAAGTGATGCTGTGGGATATGGAGGCTTTTTCGCCGGATTTCCTACACAGCCTGTGATTTTAAAATCAGGTGGAGACTGTATTCCGGGAATAGTTCTCACAGTAGACCCTATTATTTATGATACCTATCAATGGTACAGAAACGGAATCCTTGTCAATGGGGCCACATCTTCTTCTTTAACACCAACTCAATCCGGCTATTATACTTGCTCAGTTACAATGGGAACCTGTGCACCTTTAGTTACTGATCAATTCAAGGTTCTGAATTGTACAAAGCTAACCACAGCCGCTTATAATGTTTGTAATACACAGGTTATAACTCCTGCATTCAGCAGTTCATCCCAGACCCCGCTTCCCGCTACTGTGGCCATTTCTACTCCCCCTGCACTGGGGACAGCAGTTATCAACCCTGCGACAGGAATTATTACTTATACTGTTACCAATCCCGGTACATCCGGAAATGATACATTCACTTATACATTCTGCGGAAACGATCCTGATTTCCCGGATTGTGAAACAATAACAGTGAACATTACGATCCAGGCACTCACTGTAACCAATGTAACACTAAATGCGTGTGATATAAACGGGCAGGGAACATTTAATCTGACCACGGCCAATGTAACTAATAATAATCCAGTTACCATTTCCTATTACCCGACATTAGCAAATGCCCAGACTGAAAACCCGACAGCCTTAATTACTTCCCCAAACAATTATACAGCACCTAATGGAACCATCATATATGCTGTTGTAAAAAATAGTATTGGCTGTAAAAGTATTGCTCAAATCACCCTATCTTTATTCAACAAAGCAATTATCCAGGACAACTATAATGGCATTTTTTGTGATGATAATCTGGATGGAACCGTTAATATCGTGCTGCCCAATATTACCGGTATTATCCTTAATAATCCTGCTTATTTTACCAATGTAAGATATTATGCAAATCTTGCGGATGCCACCGCCGGAAATACCAACACACTTCCTAATAACTGGAGCTATACTGCTACGACTACCATTTATATCAGAGTTGATTCTCCTGATGGATGTGCTTCAGTTATTAAGCCTTTGCTATTCAGTATTGGAGCAAGAATACAACTATTAACGCAAACGGTTACAGATAGCGTATGTGATGATGATCTGGATGGAATAAAAACAGTAAATCTGACGCAGTTTATTCCTCAGTTTACGTTAGATCCGAATGTCACGTACACATTTCATTCTACCTTGTCAGATGCTCAGAATAATGTAAATGCCATTCCGGCAGCAGTCAATATTACAACTTCCCAGACCTATTATATTCGTTTTGAAAAAAGTGGAGTCTGTCCGGAAGTAGCTTCTATAAAAATTAATATTAAAATTCCTAAAAAATCTGACCTGCTAAAAGATCAGGCGATCTGTCCAAAAACCTATACTACACTGGATGCAGGACCTGGATTTGAAAGATACTTATGGAGTACCGGAGAAACAACCCCTTCTATCACAAATGTTCCCGCAGGAAGTTATTGGGTAGAACTGACATCAAACGGCTGTGTTTATAAGCAGTACGTAAATGTCACAGAATTACCGAGTCCGATGATTACTTCTATTGAGATTGACGGCACCACTGTAAAAGTTGGAGCAAGCGGCGGTACACCACCTTATGAATACTCTCTTGACGGCGTAGTATGGCAAAGTTCAAATGTATTCTACAATGTGCCAAGAGGGCCTCATAATGTATTTGTAAGAGATTCTAAACTGTGTGAAGAAGTAAAAAAACCATTTGCTATCATTAACCTGATTAACACCATCACTCCTAATGGGGACGGATATAATGAAGTTATTAATTACTCAGCTTTGATGGCTAATGATAATCTTGTATTCCGGATTTTTGACAGATATGGGGCGGAAGTATTCAGAGGGACTCCTGAAAATCAATATACATGGGATGGGAGAATAGGCGGACGCTATGTACCTACTGCTACTTACTGGTATTTTATTACCTGGACAGAATATGGATCTTCCCTTTCAGTAAAATATTCAAGCTGGCTGTTGGTAAAGCACAGATAA
- a CDS encoding transposase — protein MLSDYDLLKFLLPEFLVEHFDILKAEEYSGELHIYFEEKSSIPEEFKERLLESKGFLPEIIVDDYPLRGKIVKLHVKRRRWTDKSSGEILQRNWQVVAKGTRMTNEFAVFLKKISRH, from the coding sequence ATGCTAAGCGATTACGACCTTCTTAAATTTTTACTTCCAGAATTTCTAGTTGAACACTTTGATATCCTCAAAGCAGAAGAATATTCTGGTGAACTTCATATTTATTTTGAAGAAAAAAGCAGTATTCCCGAGGAATTTAAAGAAAGACTGCTGGAATCAAAAGGCTTTTTACCTGAAATTATTGTAGATGATTACCCGTTAAGGGGTAAAATCGTAAAGCTTCACGTGAAAAGAAGAAGATGGACCGATAAGTCTTCAGGAGAAATCCTTCAAAGAAACTGGCAGGTTGTAGCTAAGGGAACGCGCATGACAAATGAATTTGCGGTCTTCTTAAAAAAAATTAGCAGACACTAA
- a CDS encoding DUF6759 domain-containing protein, whose amino-acid sequence MKKLLVLTGISYVLISCNANYGSYPVRNRYPVYNSGSPANTEREYSELIKTYKPETAEVLTDLFNSDDPSNSKTSVSVTNKSPCNMVLTISGNNFFKKIPIGAGKIGYTMVPKNQNYRLSGMLCNSTYQSTKYITSSYSISLSN is encoded by the coding sequence ATGAAGAAGCTATTAGTTCTTACCGGAATTTCATATGTTCTTATCAGCTGTAACGCCAACTATGGAAGTTATCCGGTAAGGAACAGATATCCTGTTTATAATTCCGGCAGCCCGGCGAATACAGAAAGAGAATACAGCGAATTGATAAAAACCTACAAACCTGAGACTGCAGAAGTTCTTACTGATCTTTTTAATAGTGACGATCCAAGTAATTCTAAAACTTCTGTTTCAGTAACCAATAAATCTCCCTGCAATATGGTACTCACTATAAGCGGGAACAATTTTTTCAAGAAGATTCCGATTGGAGCAGGAAAAATAGGATATACAATGGTTCCTAAAAACCAAAATTACAGATTATCCGGAATGCTTTGTAATTCTACTTATCAATCTACAAAGTATATAACAAGTTCCTATTCAATATCCCTTTCAAACTAA